A single Candidatus Neptunochlamydia vexilliferae DNA region contains:
- a CDS encoding AAA family ATPase gives MKKLPIGLQSISEVIEGDYVYIDKTQFAYNLIEQGKHYFIARPRRFGKSLFLNTLKEILKGNKELFKECAIASSSYKWKQYPVVHLDFSKIANNQPDQLKSALQTRLEIIAKKHAVPIITDDIQVALDRLVVELSSKYKSQVAVLIDEYDKPIIDNLKNIEIAEANRDILKDFFGSFKSLDKHLKMTFITGISKFSQVSLFSGFNNLKDLTTHPRYATLFGYSHEEITHGFSDHIEDLSQQRACPTQEILDEMKQWYNGYHFSYEGDPVYNPFSTLNYLDEGKPQSFWYNTGTPSFLIDLIKKMPTPSFQLSGIKAKPSEILEISDLDDIDLKALMWQTGYLTFQSYDLTTDIYTLDFPNQEVRRAFFDSLIQKFAKISPAAVSIEGVVDRCSIKKRFL, from the coding sequence ATGAAAAAACTTCCAATAGGACTTCAATCGATCTCTGAAGTCATCGAAGGAGACTACGTCTATATCGATAAAACACAGTTCGCCTACAACCTGATCGAGCAAGGGAAACACTACTTTATTGCAAGACCGCGCCGCTTTGGAAAGTCCCTTTTCCTCAACACCCTCAAGGAAATCCTCAAAGGAAATAAAGAGCTCTTCAAAGAATGTGCGATTGCCTCAAGCAGCTATAAGTGGAAGCAGTACCCCGTTGTACACTTAGACTTTTCGAAAATTGCAAACAACCAGCCAGACCAGCTTAAAAGCGCTTTGCAAACAAGGTTAGAGATTATTGCCAAAAAGCACGCCGTCCCGATCATCACAGACGATATTCAAGTCGCCCTCGACAGATTGGTTGTCGAACTATCAAGCAAGTATAAAAGCCAAGTTGCCGTACTCATCGATGAGTACGATAAACCTATCATCGACAATCTCAAAAATATTGAAATTGCAGAAGCGAATAGAGACATACTAAAAGATTTTTTCGGATCATTTAAAAGCTTAGATAAGCATTTAAAAATGACCTTTATTACAGGAATTAGTAAATTCTCACAGGTCTCCCTATTTTCAGGGTTTAACAACCTGAAAGATCTCACCACCCACCCCCGCTATGCTACCCTTTTTGGCTATTCTCATGAAGAGATCACCCATGGGTTTTCAGACCACATCGAAGACCTTTCCCAACAAAGAGCCTGCCCGACCCAAGAGATTCTAGACGAAATGAAGCAGTGGTACAACGGATACCATTTCTCCTACGAGGGAGACCCCGTTTATAACCCTTTTTCAACACTCAACTACCTGGATGAAGGGAAACCACAAAGCTTTTGGTATAATACAGGAACCCCTTCTTTCCTCATCGATCTTATAAAAAAAATGCCTACCCCCTCATTCCAGCTCAGTGGGATTAAAGCGAAACCTTCAGAGATCCTTGAGATCAGCGATCTAGACGATATTGATCTAAAGGCTCTTATGTGGCAAACGGGTTACCTCACATTTCAAAGCTATGATCTCACAACAGATATCTACACACTCGACTTCCCCAACCAAGAAGTGAGGCGCGCCTTTTTCGACTCCTTGATTCAAAAGTTTGCAAAGATCAGCCCCGCAGCTGTTTCAATAGAGGGTGTCGTCGACAGATGCTCAATAAAGAAGCGCTTCCTATGA
- a CDS encoding ATP-binding protein: MKKLPIGIQSIREILEEDQVYVDKTRFAKELISAGKHYFISRPRRFGKSLFLNTLEEIFKGNKELFKDCEIYNTDYDWQQYPVLYFDFSQILSTSANELETALKETLEDAAAAYGLSITGASSQSQLRRLVTKLAEKNRVVILVDEYDHPIINHLKSPELAEKNRDLLKDFFGTLKSLDRYLKFTFITGISKFSRVSLFSALNNLKDITMDPKYAGMMGYTEEEVKSYFAEHIQSIVSERQETSREKVLEEIREWYNGYRFSKSDLCVYNPFSTLNFMDEKEPAEYWYTTGTPSFLIDQLKNHPQSMISLDGTTARGDELMDISSLDDIDLKALMYQAGYFTIKDYHTLSKRYHLGLPNEEVRTAFMNSLTKHFTNKIDVRSSERFVKALEKYEVEMLFDHVRVGFSSFAYQVFAGAQERTYQAMLLPMLHGMGFDPLSERATSTGRIDVVLEVPKVTYIMELKLDSSANTALKQILQKEYFKPYLHKGKEVVILGANFSSEEHNVSEWRGEVLSQSGDKIRELFSTTPS, translated from the coding sequence ATGAAAAAATTACCAATCGGTATCCAAAGTATTCGTGAAATCCTTGAAGAAGACCAGGTTTACGTTGATAAAACACGGTTTGCCAAGGAGCTGATATCAGCAGGTAAGCACTACTTTATCTCCCGCCCTAGAAGGTTCGGGAAATCCCTTTTCCTCAATACACTGGAGGAAATTTTTAAGGGGAATAAAGAGCTATTTAAAGACTGCGAGATTTATAATACTGACTATGACTGGCAACAATATCCGGTTCTCTACTTTGACTTTTCCCAAATTCTAAGCACTTCTGCTAACGAGTTAGAAACAGCTCTAAAAGAAACCCTCGAAGATGCTGCTGCAGCGTATGGCCTATCCATAACAGGTGCCTCTAGTCAGTCTCAGTTAAGAAGGCTTGTGACAAAGCTTGCTGAGAAAAATCGGGTGGTTATTTTAGTCGATGAGTATGATCACCCAATTATCAACCACTTAAAATCTCCTGAGCTTGCTGAGAAAAATCGGGATCTTCTTAAAGACTTCTTTGGAACGCTTAAGAGCTTAGACAGGTACTTGAAATTCACATTTATAACAGGGATTAGTAAATTTTCGCGAGTCTCTCTTTTTTCAGCCCTTAATAACTTAAAAGATATTACAATGGATCCTAAATATGCCGGAATGATGGGCTACACAGAAGAGGAGGTAAAATCCTACTTTGCTGAGCATATCCAATCGATAGTATCCGAGCGTCAAGAGACGTCAAGGGAAAAGGTTTTAGAGGAGATTCGAGAGTGGTATAACGGTTACCGATTTTCTAAGAGCGATCTTTGTGTCTATAATCCTTTTTCGACCCTTAACTTTATGGATGAAAAAGAGCCCGCGGAGTATTGGTATACCACTGGCACACCTTCGTTTCTGATCGATCAACTCAAAAACCACCCTCAGTCAATGATTTCACTTGATGGAACAACAGCAAGGGGGGATGAGTTAATGGATATCAGCTCTCTAGATGATATCGACCTAAAAGCGCTCATGTACCAAGCGGGATACTTTACGATTAAAGACTATCATACTCTCTCAAAGCGGTATCACTTGGGGCTCCCCAATGAAGAAGTTAGAACAGCTTTTATGAACTCCCTTACCAAACACTTTACGAACAAGATCGATGTGAGATCTTCTGAAAGGTTTGTAAAAGCGCTAGAGAAATATGAAGTAGAGATGCTCTTTGATCATGTAAGAGTAGGATTTTCCAGCTTTGCTTATCAAGTGTTTGCAGGGGCGCAAGAGCGAACCTATCAAGCAATGCTTCTTCCAATGCTACACGGTATGGGGTTTGATCCCTTGTCGGAAAGGGCAACGAGTACAGGTCGCATCGATGTCGTGTTGGAAGTGCCCAAAGTCACCTATATTATGGAACTCAAGCTCGATAGCTCAGCAAATACAGCCCTTAAACAGATCCTTCAGAAGGAGTACTTTAAACCCTATCTCCATAAAGGGAAAGAAGTTGTCATCTTAGGGGCAAATTTTTCTTCAGAGGAACATAATGTCTCTGAGTGGAGGGGAGAGGTCCTCTCTCAATCTGGAGATAAGATTCGCGAACTTTTTTCAACTACCCCTTCATAA